Genomic DNA from Bryobacter aggregatus MPL3:
TTGGTTCGAGCGATCCCAGCGCAAATTCTGCCCGACTTTCAATTCGGAGAAGATACTTTACAAGCGCTGCGGCTCCTGATGTTCTTGTTGAAACCGGCCTCTCTGGCCGCATTTCTTCTTGCCACGTGGCGTTTTGTTGCTGATCTCGGTTGGACCTCCGAGTTCTTGATTTCAGATGGCCTTGCCTCCCATTGGCAGCTGTGGGCCGTTCTGGGTGTCGTAATGTGGTCCGTTGAGACCGCATTTGAGAAAAGCCTGAACAAGCAGTGAGAGTGCTTTGATATCGTGGTGTTAGCCGCGAGGCATTGGTTGGTTTCTCAGCATGCGATATCCAGGTGGTAGTTCTTATTACGCGACGCCTTCCATGTCCATTCCTCCGGGAGTGAAATGGCTGTTGGTCAGCAATGTCGCGATTTTTCTGCTGTACTTCATCGCAACCATTCCACAGCCGGGTTACGGGTGGTTATTTTCCCCCTTTAGCCTGACCCCGGTAAAGGCTGTTGAGGGTTTGCAGGTCTGGCAGGTGTTCACCTACCTGTTCCTGCATGATCCCAATGGATTCAGCCACATTCTCTTCAACATGCTGGCGCTGTATATGTTCGGCAAGACGCTGGAAGAGACCTGGGGCACCGAGCGGTTTCTGCGCTATTACTTCGGTTGCGGCATCGGTGCTGGCCTCTGTGTGATTCTGGCCGGGTACCTCACGGGGGATCCCTATACCTCCACCATCGGCGCGAGCGGAGCCATCTTTGGCTTGCTGCTCGCCTTTGGCGTGCTCTTTCCGGATTCCACGGTTCTGATGAGCTTCCTGTTCCCGATCAAGGCGAAGTACATGGTGATGATCGTGGGCGCCATTACCTTTCTGAGCATTCCGAAGAGCGGCAGCGGTGTCAGCCATGTTGCTCATCTGGGCGGCATGATCGTCGGCTACTTGCTCTTGAAGACCAGCTTCGGACAGCGCCAGTTGAACCGGAGCCGCTATACCCGGGAATCTTTACTCAGCCGGGTCACCGGAGCATGGCGCGAGTACCGGCTGCGGCGTGCCCGGAAAAAGTTTCAGGTTTACATGTCCAAACAGAACCGCAAGGATGGGCCGCGCGTCCACTAAGCAGTTGTGCAGTCTGCGTTAAAGTGGGTGTCATGAAGTCTCCGGTCTTGTTCTCTCGTGGTTTCGCAAGTCCTCTGGTCGCGCTGATGCTCGTTGCGGGTTTGTCGATTGGGGCTCTGTCCATGATCGATTCCGTGCAAGCGCAGAGTGGGCCGAAGAAGGAAAGCGGCGAAACCGTTGCAAAACCTCGCAAGAAGTCAGGCGATAAAGATGCTCCGGTTGAGAGCGAGTTGCCAAAGATTCCTTCAAAACTGAACAAAAAAGGCCAGGTGGATCTGCCAGAAGGAATGCCTACCTTCCGTACTGACTCGACCAGCGTCAATGTGGATGTTGCTGTGTTGGACAACAAAGGCCGCTTCATCCCGAATATTCCTGCCGGCAACTTCCGCATCCTCGAAGACAACGTACCCCAAAAAATCTCAAACTTCTCGATGGGCGAAGCGCCCATGACCATCTGCATGGTGATCGAGTTCTCGAACCTGTTCCAGCAGTATTGGACCAGCAGTTGGTACGAAACGCTGCAGGCCTCTTATGGCTTCCTTGAGACGCTCAAGCCGGAAGATTATGTGGCGGTGGTTGCCTATGACCTGCGTCCGGAAATCCTCAGTGATTTTGCAACCGATAAGCGCAAAGCCTACGAAGCCATGCAGCGCCTGCGCATTGCCGCCTTCAGTGAGTCCAACCTCTATGATGCGATTACAGACACCGCAGAGCGCATGACAGAGATTGAAGGACGCAAAGCGATGGTGCTGATTGCCTCCGGAATCGACACCTTCTCGAAACAGACTTTCGATCAGACGAGAAAGAAGATTCAGGCTGCTGGCGTGCCGATCTATGCGATCGGTATTATGCAAGCGCTGCGGGAGATTGTCGATGCTCGTGGCGGCATGGGCGCGATCCAGCGTCTGGACTTTCTCCAGGCCGACAATCAGATGCGGACTTTCGCCAAAGAATCGGGCGGAATGAGCTTTTTTCCGCGCTTCTTCGGTGAATTTCCCAGCATTTATGGGGCAATCCACCAAGCGATGCGCAATCAGTATTCTCTGACCTTCGCTCCCACCAATCAGGCCAAGGACGGCAAATTCCGCAAGCTCAAAGTGGAACTGATCAATCCTGCTACGAATGAGCCGTTGCGCATCACCGACGAGAAGAACAAACCGATCAAGTACCAGATCGTTGCCAAGATCGGTTACACCGCCCCGCGCGAAGTGGAGTAATTCTGCCCAACGGGTTACAGTCCGATGTCAAGCGGTAAAACCTTTGCGAAATGAGGCGTATAGGAAAGTATTGACGGGGCAATTTTTTCTCTGCTACCTTGCAATGGTCCGCATGAGAATTAGCAAGTCACCCTCCTCATCCCCGTCCGCAGTTATTCTTTTGGTGGATGACAACAGGATGGGGTTAGCGGCGCGCCGGGCTGTTCTGCAGGAGTTGGGTCATACCGTAGTGACGGCTGTGAATGGGCAAGACGCCTTAGGTTTGACGGAGGCCCAAAGCTTCGATCTGGTCATCACGGATTGGAAGATGCCAAAGCTCGATGGTATTGAATTGATTCGAGAGCTGAGAAACCGCTTGTATCCAGCTCCGATCGTGTTGCTCTCCGGTTTTGCCGATAGTTCTGGCTTGCACGAGAGCGAATCTGGAGCCGACGTGGTGGTCCAGAAAAGTGCGAATGAAGTGCAGGTTCTGATCAGCACCGTGAAGCGGCTGCTGACCCGCAAGGCGCTTCGCAAGGGCCCTGCCTCGCAACTCCCCGCTAAGGCCACAAAAGCAAAAGGCAAAGCCAGCTAAGAGGTCTGTAGAAGGTTATAGTGGGAATTGTCGCGGCAATTCTTTTCTCTCATCCTTCTGTTGTGTTTGATCGGTGTGCCAGGGCTGGCCCAGCGCCGCTCTGCCCGCGCGGTTTCGAAGAAGCCTAGCGCGCCTGTTACGATTCCCACCCTCCCAATCCACTTTCCTCGCAATACAGCTCCTGAAGTCCGTGCAGTCATGCGCAAGCTGACCCTGCGCGAGATGGTGGCTCAGCTTGTCATCATTCCTTTCTATGGCGACAATCCTTCGCGCCAGCGCCGGGAGTATCAGGAATTCTACCGGCTCGTGCACCAGACCGGAGTTGGTGGATTGATTCTGTTGAATCGCACGCCCAGCGGGCAGGTGCTGCAAGCGGAACCCTTTGCGGTAGCCTCTTTTCTGAATCGCATGCAGAAAGGGTCGAAGTTGCCGCTCTTGGTGGGCGGCGATTTCGAACGGGGTGCTTCGATGCGACTCTTGCATACGACAAAGTTCCCGCACGCGATGGCTTATGGCGCGGCTAATGATCTGAGCGCCACGCGCAGAGCCGGCGCCGCCACTGCGCGCGAAGCCCGTGCTCTTGGCTTCCAGTGGGTCTTTGCGCCCGACGCGGACGTCAATAATAACCCCGATAATCCAATCATCAATACGCGGAGCTACGGGGAAGATCCGCAACTGGTGGCTGCGCACGTCCAAGCCTTCATCGAAGGGGCTCACGAGGCGAAGGAGAACGGCATCCTGGTCACGGTGAAGCATTTTCCCGGTCACGGAGATACGGCTACCGATACGCATGTCGGCATGGCCCGGATCTCTGCCGATCGCGAACGCCTGGACCGTCTTGAGCTCATACCCTTCAAGGCTGCCATTGCGGCGAAGGTCGATGGCGTCATGACAGGGCACCTTGCTGTTCCTTCGATCGAGGAGCAGGACATTCCGGCCACCGTTTCTGCAAAGGTAATTCAGGGACTGCTGCGCAAGGAGCTTGGCTTTGAAGGGCTTGCGGTCACCGACGCGATGGACATGCAAGGGCTGAGTCGGCAGTATTCCGCAGGAGAGGCTTCTGTTCGTGCGCTTGAGGCGGGGATCGATGTGTTGCTGATCCCGAGTAATGCCGACGCAGCGATCAAGGGCGTGATGGACGCGATTGTGTCCGGCCGTCTCACCCAGGCCCGCATCCATCAGAGCGTCGTGAAGATCCTCAGCGCCAAGCACCGCCTGGGGCTCTTCCACAATCGTCTGGTCAATCTCGAAGAGATCAGTGAACAGATTGATTCTCCTGAGTTTGCCGAGTTGGCGCAGACCGTGGCCGAGAAGGCCTTGGCGACGATTCGCAATGAAGGCGGCATACTGCCGTTGCGGGATCCGGCCAAGGCTTGTCTGGTGGTTCTGGCCGAGGCGAAGCAGACGACCTCCGGACGGCGCATGATCGAAGACGCTTTGACCCGTTCTCCCCAAATGAAGACGCTGTGGTTGGAGCCGTCCATGAAGCCGGAAGAGCTCGCTGACTCTGCGGCTCAACTCGGCGACTGCTCACCTGTGGTGGTTGCTGCTTTTGTTCCGGCTGCCTCCTACAAAGGCGATCTGATTTTGCCAGGGAATTTCACCGGCTTTCTTGAGACCGTCTTGTCCAGGCCCGCCCCGGTAGTTCTTTGCGCCTTGGGGAGCCCCTATCTCCTCCGGCGCTTTCCGCAGGTTGCCGCGAAGGTGGCCACTTTTTCGACGACCGTCACCAGCGAGGCAGCTCTGGTGCGTGGGCTTTTCGGCGAAGTTCCAATGAACGCAAAGCCACCGGTGACCCTCACCCCGATCCCCTGACGGCCTTGCGACAATAGGCGCATGATCGACGTTACGTGGCTTGGCCACAGTTCCTTTGCCTTGCAGCTCGAAAGCGGTGAAACCTATCTTCTCGATCCGTGGCTTGGCAATCCGAAAGCTCCCAAAGACTACAAGCCTTCGCGTGTCGATGGCATCCTGCTTTCTCATGGCCACTCGGATCATACCGGTAGCGTGGTGGCGCTTGCCGCGGAGTTCCGTTGTCCAGTGCTCGGAATTGTGGAGTTGTGCGGCCACTTCGCCTCGAAGGGCGTTGCCAATACGATTGGCTTCAATAAAGGTGGCACCGTAAAGCTTGGCCCACTTTCTGTCACCTTGACGCACGCCTTCCACTCCTCAAGCGAGGAGGGCGAGAATGGCTCCGTCTATCTGGGAGAAGCTTGTGGCTTGATTCTCACCGTGCCCGATGGGCGGTCAATTTACTTTGCTGGCGATACCGATGTCTTTGGCGACATGGCGCTTCTGGCAGCGCTCTACAAGCCGGAGATTGCCTTTCTGCCCATCGGTGACTTCTACACGATGGGGCCGAAGCAGGCTGCGCACGCTTGCCGTCTGCTCCAGGCCAAAACGATTGTGCCGATGCACTATGGCACTTTTCCGGCGCTTACGGGAACTCCTGCAGAATTACGATCTTTACTCAGTGATTTTTCAGATATTCGTATCGAGGAATTTAGGCCGGGACATACAATAACGCTATGAAATTTTTGTGTCTGCTCATGGCGCTATCCATGCTCTCGGGGCAGGTGGCGCCAGACGACACAATTCGCGTCAACGTCAATTTGATTCAGTTGGATGTGAAGGTGACGGACAAGAGCGGGCGCGATGTTCCGGACCTCAGCGTAAGCGATTTCGAAGTCTTGCGCGACGGCAAGCGGCAAACGATCGACAAGGTGCTTTATGTTTCCGGGCAGCGTCCTGGGGCGGCACGTGTCGGGCCTGCTCTTGCGGGCCTGCCTGTCGCAGCACTGCCGTCCGTACAGCCGCGCCGCCAGGACATTCGCAGAACGATCGCCATTTACATCGACGACCTCAGCTTGTCGATGGAAAGCATTGACAGAGCGAAGAATGCGTTGAAGAAATTTATCGAGGAACATATCCAGCCGGGCGATTTTGTTGCGCTGTATCGATCTTCTTCCGGGGTCGGCATGCTCCAGCAATTTACAACCGACAAGCGGCAGTTGCTGGTTGCGGTGGACCGGACAGGCTTTCGCAATCGCAATGCGGTGGATTCGCTGGCTCCCGTCGACGACGAGCGCATGGAGCAGTCTGACAATCCGACGCTGGCTCAGCAGGCAATGGAGATGCGGCTGCGGGAAGATATCCAGCGGCGAGAGCGCCAGGATCTGCTCACGGCGGGGATGCTCGCGACTGCTCGCTTTGTTGTGAAGGGTTTGCAGGAGTTGCCGGGACGTAAGTCGCTCATCCTGTTTTCAGAAAGTCTTCAGATGATCGATCAGCCGCGTGGGATGACGAACTCCGGGATGAGTGCTGAGATGCGGATGATGCCGGGGATGAGCGGTGGCATTCGGCAACGCACCCTCCAGTCTCTCGAAGGGTTGATTGACGCGGCCAATCGAGCTGGTGTGGTGCTGTATCCGATTGATCCACGGGGCTTGAGTGTCAATGGAATGACGGCTGCCGATAAGCCCTCATCCGAGCCCTTCCGCGCCCTGAGCCAGATGCAGGAGAGGCGTAACGATTTCCTTTCCTCGCAAGACGGAATGCTCATGCTCGCCGATCAAACCGGTGGAGTCTTCTACGGCAATACCAATGACATTGGCGCCGCACTCAAGGGAGCCTTGGATGATCAGGAGGGTTATTACCTGATCTCTTTCCGTCCGGACGACGCTACGTTCGAGAAGGCAAAGGGAGAGGCGAAGTTCCATAAGTTCTCTGTGAAGGTCAATCGATCTGGCCTCAAGCTCCGGTATCGCAAGGGCTTTTATGGCGAGCCAGACCAGGAAGCGGACCGCACGTCTTCCTCGAATCTTGTCACCTCCATGACCTCCCCTTTTCGAGCAACAGAGGTTGGTTTGAAGGTGAGTCCCATCTACTACGACGATGCAACGGAGGGCGCGAAGATCCGGGCATTGTTGCACATCGATGCGTCGAACTTTACTTATAAAGAGGTGCCGGCAGATGCGGGCGACAAGAATCAGGCGCCTTGGTTTGAGACCTCAATCGATCAACTGGTGATGCTCTACGATGAGTCCGGGCAGCGGGCGGAGTCGGTTGGCAAGATGCATACGATCAAGTCGCGCGGGAGCGCCTTTGAGAAGCTGAAGCAGGGTGGGCTACGGCAGGAAGTGGAGGTGCCGGTCAAACGTCCGGGAGCCTATCAATTGCGTGCCGCCATCATGGACCAAAGCTCAAAGCGGACTGGATCTTCGATGCATTTCATCGAAATTCCGGATCTCAGGAACAAGCGGCTCGCGATGTCGGATCTAGTGCTGAGTGTCTCTGATTGGGAAACAAACGGACAACCTCAAAGTGGACCGACGCAACGCATCTTCAAACCTGGCGCCAAGCTCGCTTATGGAGGATTTATCTATAACGCGAAGGTGAAT
This window encodes:
- a CDS encoding rhomboid family intramembrane serine protease — translated: MRYPGGSSYYATPSMSIPPGVKWLLVSNVAIFLLYFIATIPQPGYGWLFSPFSLTPVKAVEGLQVWQVFTYLFLHDPNGFSHILFNMLALYMFGKTLEETWGTERFLRYYFGCGIGAGLCVILAGYLTGDPYTSTIGASGAIFGLLLAFGVLFPDSTVLMSFLFPIKAKYMVMIVGAITFLSIPKSGSGVSHVAHLGGMIVGYLLLKTSFGQRQLNRSRYTRESLLSRVTGAWREYRLRRARKKFQVYMSKQNRKDGPRVH
- a CDS encoding VWA domain-containing protein is translated as MKSPVLFSRGFASPLVALMLVAGLSIGALSMIDSVQAQSGPKKESGETVAKPRKKSGDKDAPVESELPKIPSKLNKKGQVDLPEGMPTFRTDSTSVNVDVAVLDNKGRFIPNIPAGNFRILEDNVPQKISNFSMGEAPMTICMVIEFSNLFQQYWTSSWYETLQASYGFLETLKPEDYVAVVAYDLRPEILSDFATDKRKAYEAMQRLRIAAFSESNLYDAITDTAERMTEIEGRKAMVLIASGIDTFSKQTFDQTRKKIQAAGVPIYAIGIMQALREIVDARGGMGAIQRLDFLQADNQMRTFAKESGGMSFFPRFFGEFPSIYGAIHQAMRNQYSLTFAPTNQAKDGKFRKLKVELINPATNEPLRITDEKNKPIKYQIVAKIGYTAPREVE
- a CDS encoding response regulator produces the protein MRISKSPSSSPSAVILLVDDNRMGLAARRAVLQELGHTVVTAVNGQDALGLTEAQSFDLVITDWKMPKLDGIELIRELRNRLYPAPIVLLSGFADSSGLHESESGADVVVQKSANEVQVLISTVKRLLTRKALRKGPASQLPAKATKAKGKAS
- a CDS encoding glycoside hydrolase family 3 protein — encoded protein: MSRQFFSLILLLCLIGVPGLAQRRSARAVSKKPSAPVTIPTLPIHFPRNTAPEVRAVMRKLTLREMVAQLVIIPFYGDNPSRQRREYQEFYRLVHQTGVGGLILLNRTPSGQVLQAEPFAVASFLNRMQKGSKLPLLVGGDFERGASMRLLHTTKFPHAMAYGAANDLSATRRAGAATAREARALGFQWVFAPDADVNNNPDNPIINTRSYGEDPQLVAAHVQAFIEGAHEAKENGILVTVKHFPGHGDTATDTHVGMARISADRERLDRLELIPFKAAIAAKVDGVMTGHLAVPSIEEQDIPATVSAKVIQGLLRKELGFEGLAVTDAMDMQGLSRQYSAGEASVRALEAGIDVLLIPSNADAAIKGVMDAIVSGRLTQARIHQSVVKILSAKHRLGLFHNRLVNLEEISEQIDSPEFAELAQTVAEKALATIRNEGGILPLRDPAKACLVVLAEAKQTTSGRRMIEDALTRSPQMKTLWLEPSMKPEELADSAAQLGDCSPVVVAAFVPAASYKGDLILPGNFTGFLETVLSRPAPVVLCALGSPYLLRRFPQVAAKVATFSTTVTSEAALVRGLFGEVPMNAKPPVTLTPIP
- a CDS encoding metal-dependent hydrolase, giving the protein MIDVTWLGHSSFALQLESGETYLLDPWLGNPKAPKDYKPSRVDGILLSHGHSDHTGSVVALAAEFRCPVLGIVELCGHFASKGVANTIGFNKGGTVKLGPLSVTLTHAFHSSSEEGENGSVYLGEACGLILTVPDGRSIYFAGDTDVFGDMALLAALYKPEIAFLPIGDFYTMGPKQAAHACRLLQAKTIVPMHYGTFPALTGTPAELRSLLSDFSDIRIEEFRPGHTITL
- a CDS encoding VWA domain-containing protein, with the translated sequence MKFLCLLMALSMLSGQVAPDDTIRVNVNLIQLDVKVTDKSGRDVPDLSVSDFEVLRDGKRQTIDKVLYVSGQRPGAARVGPALAGLPVAALPSVQPRRQDIRRTIAIYIDDLSLSMESIDRAKNALKKFIEEHIQPGDFVALYRSSSGVGMLQQFTTDKRQLLVAVDRTGFRNRNAVDSLAPVDDERMEQSDNPTLAQQAMEMRLREDIQRRERQDLLTAGMLATARFVVKGLQELPGRKSLILFSESLQMIDQPRGMTNSGMSAEMRMMPGMSGGIRQRTLQSLEGLIDAANRAGVVLYPIDPRGLSVNGMTAADKPSSEPFRALSQMQERRNDFLSSQDGMLMLADQTGGVFYGNTNDIGAALKGALDDQEGYYLISFRPDDATFEKAKGEAKFHKFSVKVNRSGLKLRYRKGFYGEPDQEADRTSSSNLVTSMTSPFRATEVGLKVSPIYYDDATEGAKIRALLHIDASNFTYKEVPADAGDKNQAPWFETSIDQLVMLYDESGQRAESVGKMHTIKSRGSAFEKLKQGGLRQEVEVPVKRPGAYQLRAAIMDQSSKRTGSSMHFIEIPDLRNKRLAMSDLVLSVSDWETNGQPQSGPTQRIFKPGAKLAYGGFIYNAKVNQGKKNADLETQIVLYREGKQIYTGTLTPFRPEFAPDSSYSLIGSVQLGPGTQAGGYVLQVAIRDLNAPKKQQFFVRSVDFEVRP